Proteins from one Thioflavicoccus mobilis 8321 genomic window:
- a CDS encoding 2-oxoacid:acceptor oxidoreductase family protein: MTWEVRFSGFGGQGIVRCALITGKALSMYDNKFATMTQSFGPEARGGACSSQLVISESRVLYPYVTLPGVLIALSQDAHDTYEPKLHDGGVLIYEADLVKPKEDTGRVQMYPAPVTRMAEEIGNRIFANLVTLGCFSAITRIVSPEAMKKALPGLVPDRFLAVNEKAFDRGYEFGLELLEGKPLVSGDVP; this comes from the coding sequence ATGACTTGGGAGGTCAGGTTCTCCGGATTCGGCGGCCAGGGCATCGTCCGCTGCGCCCTGATCACCGGCAAGGCGTTGTCGATGTACGACAACAAGTTCGCCACGATGACCCAGAGCTTCGGCCCCGAGGCCCGCGGTGGCGCCTGCTCCTCTCAGTTGGTGATCTCCGAGAGCCGGGTCCTCTATCCCTATGTGACCCTGCCAGGCGTATTGATCGCGCTGTCCCAGGACGCCCACGACACCTATGAGCCCAAGCTACACGACGGCGGCGTCCTCATTTACGAGGCGGACCTGGTCAAGCCCAAGGAGGATACCGGACGGGTGCAGATGTATCCCGCCCCGGTCACCCGCATGGCGGAGGAGATCGGCAACCGCATCTTCGCCAACCTGGTCACCCTCGGCTGCTTCTCCGCCATCACCCGGATCGTCAGCCCCGAGGCGATGAAGAAGGCGCTACCGGGTCTGGTCCCGGACCGCTTCCTGGCGGTCAACGAGAAGGCCTTCGATCGCGGCTACGAATTCGGCCTCGAACTGCTGGAGGGCAAGCCGCTCGTTAGTGGGGATGTGCCATGA
- a CDS encoding 4Fe-4S dicluster domain-containing protein has product MTVIVSKEKVHSRFTTKVQRLADQNLLACYQCGKCSAGCPMAAYMDIPPAQMIRLAQLGMEQELLDSEAIWLCVSCMTCNTRCPKGVRIAELIESMRQVKLRARQDHLRVEDVSAEELLAIPPIALIGSMRKLTS; this is encoded by the coding sequence ATGACGGTGATCGTTTCGAAAGAAAAGGTCCACAGCCGATTCACGACCAAGGTGCAGCGGCTCGCGGACCAGAATCTCCTGGCCTGCTATCAGTGCGGCAAGTGTTCTGCCGGTTGCCCGATGGCCGCCTACATGGACATCCCGCCGGCGCAGATGATCCGTCTTGCGCAATTGGGGATGGAGCAGGAACTGCTCGATTCCGAGGCGATTTGGCTCTGCGTCTCCTGCATGACCTGCAACACGCGCTGTCCCAAGGGGGTGCGGATTGCCGAGCTGATCGAATCCATGCGCCAGGTGAAGCTGCGCGCCCGGCAGGATCACCTGCGGGTGGAAGATGTCTCCGCGGAGGAGCTGCTGGCAATCCCGCCCATCGCCCTCATCGGCAGCATGCGCAAGCTCACTTCCTAA
- a CDS encoding 2-oxoacid:acceptor oxidoreductase subunit alpha — MRKTAADPKGVLSGAHFLDGDHAIAEGALAAGCRFFAGYPITPSTETAERFAERCPSAGGLFIQMEDEIASIGALVGAAWGGQKVMTVTSGPGLSLMLENLGLAVMTETPMVIADVQRAGPSTGLPTLPAQQDMMQIRWGSHGDYRIIALSPDSPQECFDLTVEAFNLSETYRVPVFIMTDETVGHMHEKVVIPPAEEISVVQRNLYQGPKEDYRPYQFNGKEPAPMVRAGDGYRFHITGLTHDERGYPALTPAQNVKVVTHLCEKIDSNADKIIRLEEQEVDGAEVLVVSYGITSRIVSRAVQLARESGIKTGALRLITIWPFAEERIRELAGTVRAMVVPEINYGQMVREVERCAAGRCRVISVPHCGGAVHDPDVILDAIKEACK; from the coding sequence ATGCGTAAGACGGCCGCCGATCCGAAAGGCGTTCTTTCGGGCGCTCACTTCCTCGACGGCGATCACGCGATCGCCGAGGGGGCATTGGCGGCCGGTTGCCGCTTCTTCGCCGGATATCCGATCACGCCTTCCACGGAGACCGCCGAGCGCTTCGCCGAGCGCTGTCCGAGCGCGGGCGGCCTGTTCATCCAGATGGAGGACGAGATCGCCTCGATCGGCGCCCTGGTCGGTGCCGCCTGGGGCGGCCAGAAGGTGATGACGGTGACCTCCGGCCCGGGGCTCTCCCTGATGCTGGAGAATCTCGGTCTGGCCGTGATGACCGAGACCCCCATGGTGATCGCCGATGTCCAGCGCGCCGGTCCTTCGACCGGCCTGCCGACGCTGCCGGCCCAGCAGGACATGATGCAGATCCGCTGGGGTTCCCACGGCGACTACCGCATCATCGCGCTGAGCCCGGACTCGCCGCAGGAGTGCTTCGACCTGACCGTCGAGGCGTTCAACCTCTCCGAGACCTATCGGGTGCCGGTTTTCATCATGACCGACGAGACCGTCGGGCACATGCATGAGAAGGTCGTCATCCCGCCGGCCGAGGAGATCAGCGTCGTTCAACGCAACCTTTACCAAGGCCCCAAGGAAGACTACCGCCCCTATCAGTTCAACGGTAAAGAGCCAGCCCCGATGGTCCGGGCCGGTGACGGCTATCGCTTCCACATCACCGGCCTGACGCACGATGAGCGCGGGTATCCGGCCCTCACCCCGGCGCAGAACGTCAAGGTCGTCACGCACCTGTGCGAGAAGATCGACTCCAACGCCGACAAGATCATCCGGCTCGAAGAGCAGGAAGTCGACGGCGCGGAGGTCCTCGTCGTCTCCTACGGCATCACCTCGCGGATCGTCTCGCGGGCGGTGCAGTTGGCGCGCGAGTCCGGGATCAAGACCGGGGCGCTGCGGCTGATCACCATTTGGCCGTTCGCCGAGGAGAGGATCCGCGAACTGGCCGGCACGGTGCGCGCGATGGTCGTCCCAGAGATCAACTACGGTCAGATGGTGAGGGAGGTCGAGCGCTGCGCCGCCGGCCGGTGCCGGGTCATCAGCGTGCCCCATTGCGGCGGTGCGGTCCACGATCCGGACGTCATCCTTGACGCCATCAAGGAGGCCTGCAAATGA
- a CDS encoding CoB--CoM heterodisulfide reductase iron-sulfur subunit B family protein, giving the protein MKLSYFPGCTLKNHARNFEDSTLYTMEHLGVEAVELDRWNCCGTVYSLSADDVMRQVAPIRNLIRTKEAGNSQLMTGCSMCYNTVKRANIHARNSAPDLALMNEFMYEEPVDYAGDVDVVHVLEVVRDQIGFKALREKVVKPLEGLKVACYYGCLLVRPKEAAFDDAENPTVLEDLVEALGGEPVDFSHKTECCAAYQTVDKPQIVADKTYQIIGAAQSQGADTIIVSCPLCAFNLDQRQELTRQIYRDFRTMPVVYFTQLMAIALGGPEAVLRLDLHHTPAAPLLTAKGLL; this is encoded by the coding sequence ATGAAGCTCAGCTACTTTCCCGGTTGTACCCTGAAGAACCACGCCCGGAATTTCGAGGATTCCACCCTCTATACGATGGAGCACCTCGGGGTCGAGGCCGTGGAGCTCGATCGCTGGAACTGCTGCGGAACCGTCTATTCGCTCTCGGCCGATGACGTGATGCGCCAGGTGGCGCCGATCCGCAACCTGATCCGCACCAAGGAGGCGGGCAACTCGCAGCTGATGACCGGCTGCTCCATGTGCTACAACACCGTCAAACGGGCCAATATCCATGCGCGCAACAGCGCGCCAGACCTCGCCCTCATGAACGAATTCATGTATGAGGAGCCGGTCGATTACGCAGGCGACGTCGATGTCGTCCACGTGCTGGAGGTCGTGCGCGACCAGATCGGGTTCAAGGCCCTGCGCGAGAAGGTGGTCAAACCCCTCGAGGGCCTGAAGGTGGCCTGCTACTACGGTTGCCTGCTGGTGCGTCCCAAGGAGGCGGCCTTCGATGACGCCGAGAATCCGACCGTTCTCGAAGACCTCGTCGAGGCCCTGGGCGGCGAGCCCGTCGACTTCAGCCACAAGACCGAGTGCTGCGCTGCCTACCAGACCGTCGATAAGCCGCAGATCGTCGCCGACAAGACCTACCAGATCATCGGCGCCGCCCAGTCGCAGGGTGCCGACACCATCATCGTCAGCTGCCCCCTCTGTGCCTTCAACCTGGACCAGCGCCAGGAGCTGACCCGGCAGATCTATCGCGACTTCCGAACCATGCCGGTGGTCTATTTCACGCAGTTGATGGCCATCGCCCTCGGTGGCCCCGAGGCGGTATTGCGGTTGGACCTGCATCACACGCCGGCCGCTCCGCTGCTGACCGCGAAGGGCCTGCTCTGA
- a CDS encoding thiamine pyrophosphate-dependent enzyme: protein MSTAFNEDTFRDESPMAEFLRMERMPHIWCPGCGIGTVVNSFAEAVKKSGIDMDKLAVVSGIGCSGRVAGYVKLDSIHTTHGRAIPVATGLKLANPDLKVVVVSGDGDIVGIGGNHFIHAARRNMDIMVICINNFTYGMTGGQVTPTTPQTANASTTPYGNYEYPFSLPFLADACGASYVARWTSLHARNITKSIREGLNHKGFSFIEVIAPCTTLYQRRNRLGDGMDALSYYREEAEVDKDVDTRDVGIDFQGDIAMGRFVRREKPTYLDAVNERYVNVLGDEYELYGMTTPEREEKERREAEERAKAQSRLAEEEAQLMAEDFGVDEEGLG, encoded by the coding sequence ATGAGTACCGCATTCAACGAAGACACCTTCCGTGACGAGAGCCCGATGGCGGAGTTCCTGCGCATGGAGCGCATGCCCCACATCTGGTGCCCGGGTTGCGGCATCGGCACCGTGGTCAACTCCTTTGCCGAGGCGGTGAAGAAGAGCGGCATCGACATGGACAAGTTGGCCGTGGTTTCGGGCATCGGCTGTAGCGGCCGTGTCGCCGGTTACGTGAAGCTCGATTCGATCCATACGACCCACGGTCGCGCCATCCCGGTGGCCACGGGCCTCAAGCTGGCCAACCCCGACCTGAAGGTGGTAGTGGTCAGCGGCGACGGCGATATCGTCGGTATCGGTGGCAATCACTTCATCCATGCCGCCCGCCGCAACATGGACATCATGGTCATCTGCATCAACAACTTCACCTACGGCATGACCGGCGGGCAGGTGACCCCGACCACGCCGCAGACGGCCAACGCCTCCACCACCCCCTACGGCAACTACGAATACCCCTTCAGCCTGCCGTTCCTGGCCGACGCCTGCGGGGCGAGCTATGTGGCGCGCTGGACCTCGCTGCATGCGCGCAACATCACCAAGTCGATCCGCGAGGGCCTGAATCACAAGGGCTTCTCGTTCATCGAGGTGATCGCCCCCTGCACCACCCTCTATCAGCGCCGCAACCGCCTGGGCGACGGTATGGACGCCCTGTCGTACTACCGGGAGGAGGCCGAGGTCGACAAAGACGTCGATACCCGCGACGTGGGCATCGACTTCCAGGGCGATATCGCCATGGGCCGGTTCGTGCGGCGCGAAAAGCCGACCTACCTCGACGCGGTCAACGAGCGCTACGTCAACGTCCTCGGCGACGAATACGAACTCTATGGCATGACCACGCCGGAGCGCGAGGAGAAGGAGCGGCGCGAGGCCGAGGAGCGCGCCAAGGCCCAGTCCCGACTGGCCGAGGAAGAGGCGCAGTTGATGGCCGAGGACTTCGGCGTCGACGAGGAGGGCCTGGGATGA
- a CDS encoding 4Fe-4S dicluster domain-containing protein: MPFGKVKNVTGVVTVNKAWCKGCGFCVAFCPTKALEMSSEFNAKGYHPPFVKSPEDCRNCDFCQSICPEFAIYVTRRTEQMENEHA, translated from the coding sequence ATGCCATTCGGTAAAGTCAAGAACGTCACCGGCGTTGTCACCGTCAACAAGGCCTGGTGCAAGGGCTGCGGCTTCTGTGTCGCCTTCTGTCCCACCAAGGCCTTGGAGATGTCTTCCGAGTTCAACGCCAAGGGATACCATCCCCCCTTTGTCAAGTCGCCAGAGGACTGTCGGAACTGCGATTTCTGTCAGTCGATCTGTCCGGAATTCGCCATCTACGTGACCCGCAGAACAGAACAAATGGAGAACGAGCATGCGTAA